A window of Castanea sativa cultivar Marrone di Chiusa Pesio chromosome 1, ASM4071231v1 contains these coding sequences:
- the LOC142636760 gene encoding uncharacterized protein LOC142636760: MDKGWMHETDRTSTRYSEGVKQFINMARGHADRVGRIKCPCRKCTNRYYHHIDAVETHLIVNRFDLNYTEWIFHGEEDPFFKHVQAEHNDDNSQAEDIDDVGEMLDDIYRGTFPDANIGESSTSPGSSNNDYKARPFDQLWEDAQRELYPGCKKFSKLSFCMKLLHIKTLCNWSDKSFDLMIDLIKQALPDGESLPKSYYEAKQFRRDLGFSYELIHVCKKGCTLFWKEHADKEECPKCHTSRWKNDNGKGKKIPWKVLRYFPIKPRLQRLFMSKDIAKDMRWHKDERLEDGDYLRHPADSIVWKEFDKKHAWFAADSRNVRLGLASDGFNPFGNMSTSYSMWPVVLMPYNLPPWRCMKDPYMILSLLIPGRKAPGNKIDVYLRPLVDDLKELWNEGIKTYDASMQHSFKLHASLLWTINDFPAYANLSGWSTKGKLACPICNENTESSYLKSSHKLCYMGHRRFLPQEHNWRKKKEFFDGTEEHRIAPNELSGDQLLQQLMNVPEVQFGNDEATRKRKRTKIELNWTKKSIFFELPYWSTLKLRHNLDVMHIEKNICDSVLGTLMNDRGKGKNKDTSNARKDLEDMGIRKDLHLQKIGTSTKMPQAKYTLTKAENTRFCDCLKNVKFPDGYASNISRCVNTNEGTISGLKSHDLHVLLQRLLPVAVRGYFNDNIRTTLIELCLFFKDLCSRTIKLNVLNQMKEDIVVILCKMEMIFPPAFFDIMVHLALHLPREVELAGPVQFRWMYPIERFLGKLKRFVRNRARPEGSIAEGYLSIECLTFCSMYLHEIETVWSCEERNSDWCQGERDVGLSVFSQPVRPLGAPKYVRLDDTRLTRARWYVLSNCSEIDSYKTEHYLEIQGEGIIDIDHKHEVEFENWFHNRVCGSNATNVSKELYSLACGSDALVAIYQGCIVNGVRFHTKDREHTRRTQNSGVFVSGEDGGTKTDYYGELKNVLELTYLGNNHVYLFECDWWDTRDGTGMQRDEHFTSVNTSRTCSWRVVQHMTQRNMYDIPIGTENVHEENEEDNGDAVYQESECIGVNATVQQENDEDSTLLHRDDVPAIDLGDLIPVDNVYVQLDESMFINDDLSNEEWDTDSNNEEETYSDDDVSSSDQEKDLSSDDESSGDLGDED, encoded by the exons ATGGATAAAGGTTGGATGCATGAAACTGATAGAACTAGTACACGATATAGTGAAGGTGTGAAGCAGTTCATTAACATGGCACGTGGTCATGCGGATCGAGTTGGTAGGATTAAGTGTCCATGTCGTAAATGCACAAATCGGTATTATCACCATATAGACGCGGTAGAGACTCatttgattgtgaatagatttgatttGAATTACACCGAATGGATATTTCATGGGGAAGAAGATCCATTTTTTAAACATGTGCAAGCTGAGCATAATGATGATAATTCACAAGCAGAGGACATTGATGACGTTGGGGAAATGTTAGATGACATTTATAGGGGGACATTTCCAGATGCAAATATAGGTGAATCCTCCACTTCTCCAGGTTCATCAAACAATGATTACAAAGCAAGACCCTTTGATCAGTTGTGGGAAGATGCCCAACGTGAGCTTTATCCAGGTTGCAAGAAGTTTTCTAAACTCTCTTTTTGTATGAAGCTGCTTCATATAAAGACACTTTGCAATTGGAGTGATAAGTCGTTTGATTTGATGATTGACTTGATAAAGCAAGCGCTCCCAGATGGGGAGTCATTACCAAAATCGTATTATGAAGCAAAGCAGTTTAGGCGAGACTTGGGTTTTAGCTATGAGTTGATACATGTATGCAAAAAAGGCTGTACACTTTTTTGGAAGGAACATGCTGATAAAGAAGAATGCCCAAAATGTCATACTTCAAGATGGAAAAATGACAACggtaaaggtaaaaaaattccTTGGAAGGTCTTAAGGTATTTCCCAATTAAACCAAGGTTGCAACGATTATTTATGTCGAAAGATATAGCTAAAGACATGAGGTGGCACAAAGATGAGCGACTTGAAGATGGAGATTACCTTAGACATCCTGCCGATTCAATAGTGTGGAAAGAGTTTGATAAAAAACATGCTTGGTTTGCTGCAGATTCTCGCAATGTGCGACTTGGTTTAGCAAGCGATGGGTTCAATCCATTTGGTAACATGAGTACATCATATAGCATGTGGCCAGTAGTACTTATGCCGTATAATTTACCTCCATGGAGGTGTATGAAGGATCCGTATATGATTTTGTCCTTACTTATTCCTGGACGTAAGGCACCTGGAAACAAAATTGATGTGTATTTGCGGCCGTTGGTAGATGATTTAAAAGAATTATGGAATGAAGGCATCAAGACGTATGACGCATCAATGCAACATTCATTTAAGTTGCATGCATCATTATTATGGACTATTAATGATTTTCCTGCATATGCAAACTTATCTGGGTGGTCTACTAAGGGAAAGTTAGCATGTCCCATATGTAACGAGAATACAGAGTCGAGTTATTTGAAGTCTAGTCACAAATTGTGTTACATGGGTCATCGTCGATTCTTACCTCAGGAGCATAATTGgcgcaaaaaaaaagaattttttgatGGAACTGAAGAGCATAGGATAGCCCCTAATGAATTATCAGGAGATCAACTGTTACAACAACTAATGAATGTTCCAGAAGTGCAATTTGGAAATGATGAAgctacaagaaaaagaaagcgcACGAAGATCGAGTTGAATTGGACaaagaaaagtattttttttgaGTTACCTTACTGGTCAACATTGAAACTGAGACATAACTTAGATGTCATGCATATTGAGAAGAATATATGTGACAGTGTCTTAGGTACACTGATGAATGATCGTgggaaagggaaaaataaagacACTTCTAATGCACGAAAGGATTTAGAAGATATGGGCATACGTAAAGATTTGCACTTACAGAAAATTGGTACATCTACGAAAATGCCACAAGCAAAGTATACATTGACAAAAGCTGAGAATACAAGATTCTGTGATTGTCTGAAAAATGTTAAGTTTCCTGATGGGTATGCATCTAACATTAGTAGATGCGTGAACACCAATGAGGGTACAATTTCAGGATTGAAAAGCCATGATCTTCATGTACTCTTACAACGATTACTTCCTGTTGCAGTTCGTGGATATTTCAATGATAATATACGTACAACATTGATtgaattgtgtttattttttaaggacttGTGTTCACGAACAATAAAGTTAAATGTCTTAAATCAAATGAAGGAAGACATTGTTGTGATTTTATGCAAAATGGAAATGATATTTCCACCTGCTTTTTTTGATATAATGGTACATCTAGCTCTTCATTTACCTCGAGAGGTAGAGCTTGCAGGTCCTGTTCAATTTCGTTGGATGTATCCAATTGAAAGGTTTCTTGGTAAATTAAAGCGGTTTGTGCGAAATAGAGCACGCCCAGAAGGATCAATTGCTGAGGGATATTTATCTATTGAATGTTTGACATTCTGTTCTATGTATCTTCATGAGATTGAGACAGTATGGAGTTGTGAGGAGCGGAACAGCGACTGGTGCCAGGGGGAAAGGGATGTAGGCTTGTCTGTTTTTTCACAACCAGTACGTCCTTTAGGAGCACCAAAATATGTAAGACTTGATGATACGCGTCTCACACGGGCTCGATGGTATGTGCTTAGCAATTGTTCAGAAATTGATTCGTACAAAAC TGAGCATTATTTGGAGATCCAGGGAGAAGGCATCATTGACATTGATCATAAGCATGAAGTTGAATTCGAAAATTGGTTCCACAATCGTGTATGTGGGAGTAATGCAACAAATGTGTCAAAAGAATTATATAGTCTTGCATGCGGATCTGATGCTCTAGTTGCCATTTACCAAGGTTGCATTGTGAATGGTGTTAGGTTCCACACAAAAGACCGTGAACATACTCGTCGTACTCAAAATAGCGGAGTCTTTGTTTCGGGTGAAGATGGTGGAACAAAAACTGACTACTATGGTGAGTTGAAGAATGTTTTGGAGCTAACCTACTTGGGCAATAATCATGTATATTTATTTGAGTGTGATTGGTGGGATACTAGGGATGGAACAGGAATGCAAAGGGATGAGCATTTTACAAGTGTAAATACATCTCGTACATG TAGTTGGCGCGTGGTGCAACATATGACGCAAAGAAACATGTATGATATTCCCATAGGCACAGAGAATGTgcatgaagaaaatgaagaagataatGGTGATGCGGTATACCAAGAAAGTGAATGTATTGGGGTTAATGCAACAGTTCAACAAGAAAATGATGAAGACTCAACTTTGTTACATAGAGATGATGTGCCAGCAATAGATTTGGGGGACTT
- the LOC142641029 gene encoding uncharacterized protein LOC142641029 produces the protein MLKNRLVADFTLDPNRVEDKKCMEISLSTTYNNVRSNFYKEFLKFSKEEVRANVPPDLTQDKWDALCDLYETPTWKKKSDKNKHNERKEQYWSHLWIQIICCLL, from the exons ATGTTGAAGAATCGTTtggtg GCTGATTTCACGTTGGACCCAAATCGTGTTGAGGATAAGAAATGTATGGAGATTTCATTGTCTACTACCTATAATAATGTTCGGAGTAACTTTTACAAGGAGTTCTTGAAATTTAGTAAGGAGGAAGTGAGGGCCAATGTTCCACCAGATTTGACACAGGACAAATGGGATGCTTTATGTGATCTATATGAAACACCCACCTGGAAG AAAAAGTCAGACAAGAATAAGCACAACGAGAGGAAAGAACAATACTGGTCACACTTGTGGATCCAAATCATTTGTTGCTTACTATGA